The Hordeum vulgare subsp. vulgare chromosome 7H, MorexV3_pseudomolecules_assembly, whole genome shotgun sequence DNA window TGCAAGTCCAAGTATTTGATCAAAACTTTTCTTCATAAAACTTTGTCATACAACACACAAGCGGGTCTGTTGTTCATGCTCTGACATTCATCTTCTCGTTGTTGACATTCATCATTTAGATACTAGCACAGACTACAGCATTTTAAATACCAAAAAAGACCCCCTTCCCCTCTTCCACCTTTCAGTTTCACCCTTTCCAGACTTGCAAAAGTACGAGGTTGAACAGTTTATGCATTGATGACTAGTACAAAAAACAATCTATGGAACCAAAATCATTATGTTTACGTAATTATTGTTACTTGGACACTAAGACAAAATGGACTAGTCGCTTTGTTGGCTTATAAACATGGATGACATCTGTGTGCCTAAGTCTGCTCAATAATGTAATTAGTTCTTGTTTTATAAGATATATGCAAGGGAACCTTACCAAGTGGCAGTTAAAATGTTGCCATATTCCAAAATTATGTATCTTCATCCAGAAACCCATCCTCATCTTCCAGGTCATCTAGAATAATGTATTTGGCATCCCCACTAAATGAAGGTGAATCGAGTCCATCCTCATTTATCTGACCCTTCTTGAATTTCTCATACCTGTCATTAGCCATAAATATTATGAAACCAAGAAAAGATGAACAATGTAGTATGCCACATATCCTTTAGTCCATTCACCACAATATCAAGAAAGTAATCATCTtgaagatgaatttgaatttgaacctcAACTATTGGCTTGGGCTAAACAAGGGAAATGTTTTCATAAATATCTGTATCCATGCATGTGTGTGGACACAAGTATTTATGTTGTGTCAAAGACTGACAATTTGTGGACCACTGTATGATTCATTAAATAAATTGTTAGGCAGCACTGTAACAGATGATGGTCTAGGCAAAACAAAAATGTGGGACCAACACCATTCGACAAGTCAAAACAAATGAACTTTGAGTCTGAATTATTTCAGTATTCATGTCTCGGAGCTAAGCTATTCTGAATGATAACATAATCCTAAACTAACATCATAAAGCCATCTAACAATACTTATTTACTTCTAAGATAAATACAGATTGTAACTTTGACCAAATGGCAATGGTTCAGCTTGCCTCAGCTCAGTTGCATTCCCAAGAAGAATACGTAAGCTTGTAACAAAATATACGATTGTGATGTCCATGAACTAATATTGCAAATAACATAGGAAAACTGGAAAAGAGTCACTTACTTGTACCAGTTGAATAAGCTAACACCAACCATAATAGTGGTAAGACCAACCCCTTTCAACCAAGTAAATTCATCATGGAAATAAAATACTGCGACCTGAAACGACAAGGTAAaaattccttcataagagacatcAATTACTATAAGATTTTGGTTGTGAATCATATGGAATCTAGGAACAATATTCCCATTTGGGCTATGATATGAAGTGCAGTACCCATCTTCATGCTAGAACCAACACTCTAGCAGAGAAGCATACACAAGAAATGCTGTTGGACTTTTGCATATGACTACTGAGCTCGCCTCTACTAGCGTATGCCAAAAATGAAAAAGCTACTGACGGGAACTTCCTTTGATACTTCTTAATCTTAACTTCTGAACAAACAACAGATCAGTTCCATTTTGTGGTTCAGAATTTAATTCTTCCTGTTCATGAGTTATCAACTTCCTAATCACTTACCTCATCCTGATTTTATTTTCAACGAGGTGGCATTCATGTTAATAACAGTGTTCTGATAAATATCAGCTAACATAAAGGGATACTACTTTGGTAGGTGTTTGCGAATTCACATTCCAACACAGATGACAGACGCAAGTAAATATAAAACAATTGCTCTTTTAGGAAAGAACATATTTCAAATATTACCAAGATGGTTACAGCTTCCTTTACTACCCCAGCTATTGTCACAGTTATAGCACTTGTTGCTGAAACAAGTATATACTCCGTTAACACCTGCAGTTGATATAATATATCATGACAGTCAATCATCTATGGTATTTTTGACAAGTTTGTTTTGTAATCAAATGAACAATCGTTACCATGAAAAAAGCCAAGCTCCCTCCGATTAGCATAAGTAAGAAACTGCGCATGACGTGCCATGGGTTATCGAAGTACGTGTTCTTTCGAAAATCACTCCAAGGATCCAACAGGAGAGATAGTACCATGGTGGCTATGGCCATCACTGGAGTAACATGACTCATCAGGGTGATTGGATCTTTCAGGCCTGCCAAAGGAAGATGTGTTATTGAGCTCATGAACTCCTAGTAGCCAAATCAGGACTGCTAAATTTACTAAAAAAATAATATTTGCCTCGCATTTATCCAAGCTCTGGACTCTAGATGAAAAGCTGGAGCTAGGGCTACTAGGAAAAACGGGATGGATCGAGCAGAAACTATAGCTAATACCTATGAAATAGGAGCCCTGTTCCTGATACTTCAGAAGCTTAAGAGCAAAATCATAAAgcccatacttcagattctataccaagtttaagtttcaattataTCCAGTTTTTTAACTGCTAGACCATTTGATTATTTCCATGGTCAGAAATGTGGAACGGATCTAGAAAAGAGAGGATCGAGCTCTCATTCAACGCCTTCAAGGCCCCAACTTTTCAAGTCTGTCTTCTCATTCAGGAGATAAAATAAAATTGCAAGAACCAAGCCTATTAGCCTGAAGAAAAGGAGCTAAACCAAGAGCAAATGCCTTAATGCAATTAAATAGATAGTTTCATTGATATGCAGAAAAGATGCATTCAAACTATTGGGCATTAGAAGTACTGAAGTgcgataaaaaaagagaggcattgaagtgtgCATGTGAAGCAACATACCGTAACTATctttcttgaaatatcaatatccACATGTACATAAATAAAACAAACCATTAGCGACAGGAAGTCTATAAGAAAAGGGAAAGATGCGAGGTTGGTGATAATTCTCAAGGCATTTGAATAACATTAGTCATTACACGTACTTGCAATAGAATCTGAGTCATGGACCAGCGGAATCCTGACATAACAGCAGCAAGCGTCACAAAAATGAAGCCCCAGAAGTCAAACGCAGTTTCCCTGGCAACTGATGAAAATTGTATTGTTAAATCACAAAAGGCAAGTCCAAGATGCACTCTTGAAGCATTCAAAAAGGACTACAAACTGGAGGACAGCAATTGAGGTGACTTAGACAGAAAAGCATCCAACTACAAAACTGGAATTAATATATACAACCACAGATGGTTGCTCAAAAAAATACAACCCCAGATCCTTTCTGCAGCAGCTTCAGCTCAGTACTGGATTAAAAACTGCCTAGAAGAACGATACTTTCCACCTGGCGGGAGAGTCAAGTCGCTACAATAACTGTGCTAAGTGCTCCGGTATTTATAATACCCCAAGACCACTTGGTTGTCCAAAtgttaagataaaataaaatgattGCGAGTGGTGAGGCTAATTTTGGGAACATCCCGGTTCTCCATTCAATTGCTAGTATTGGGAAACATGTACTGGCTTATCAACTATTTTTACGAGccgtttgttgttgtttttttgcgaCATTACACAGTTAGGTGAATTTCGAATGACTTGAAAGTAGCGTACTTGGCCATTGGAAAATAATGGAAACCCTACTATACATGATGTGACTATAAGCCAAAGTGGAATAATTACAGAGATGGATTACCACAAAAATATAAATAATGCGATCCTAGTAATACGCTGGCTGATACTGAAGAAACTATTTGCTCAGCAGATACCATAATAAACCTCTATCCATTTAAACACGTTGAGGCTACATACCTGTCAACAGAACTCCAATGGAAATGACAACTATGATTCCTAGAAGCTTGATGCTGGGGCTCTCCAACCTGATAAACCAGAAGGCAAGTTTTAGAGCCATATAAAATGGAGCGCAGTTTGTAGATGTTAGCTCTCTAGGCTCTAGGTTGCAATTGCATAAGAAAAATAAATGGATGTTATAGAATCAAGTGGTGACGGCATGATTATTCACCATCCAAATTAGTAATCCATCTATTGTCTTTAGACACTAGCTTTTGTAATGCTTTAGATTCGATCGACACAGTTTTGGCCATGCATGAACGAACTAGCAATAGCTTTGTACTGGCTTAACCCACCACAAAAAATAGATCAGTTCCAGCACTGGGTTCTTCAAATTATCATCTTCAAAAGTAGGAATAACATAAAGTAAAGTCATGTTGCTAGTTAATGTGAATTGGTAAAAAATGCATGCCCTGCTCTGCTATATGGATAAATCAACTCCACAACCAACTATCAAGCTGAACAAACAATAATCGATGGAGCCAGAATGAACATCCCAGATAAAACCGCAATACGAGAAAGCCCACATGGTACATCAGTTAACCAATCACAACACTCACCGAAATGCAAAAGCGAATAGCAAAAGGAATATTGGCGACGCCGATTTACACTGCAAAAGGTGAAAATTCAAGAACCAAGTTAGCTGAACTCGATTCAGAATGTGAAATTCAATCGAAAGTGCAAGTGGACTAAATCACTTttgcagatgacagaccatagtgGCGAACGTGACCGTGATGAACACCAGAGACGCGTTGCTCAGGTTGATGTCGAGCGCGGTTCCCAGAGCGGTCGGGACGACTGCAGAGAGGCAAATCCAGAAGCATGAGCAACCACTAGGGACAGTGTAAAGCAGTTGGAATTGGAACAAAAGCGAGAGATGAGGGGTGGAAAGCAGGAGGATGGGCACCTCTCATGAAGTAATCCTTCCAGCTCATCTCGACGGCGCTGTCGATCCCCTTGGCCTGGAAGAGCAGGATGATCTTGGAGAGCGCGGCCTGCAGCGCGAAGTGCACAGTGTTCATCAGCAGCGGCGCCGGGAACTTGCCCAGCTTGTCCCCCAGCAGCGACTTATTGTATCTACCCAACACCAACAAGGACGAGGCAACCAGATCAAAACCTCCACTGAATTTTCCCACGGGACGAGCTGGTGAGAGGGAGATCCGgaggctggaggaggaggagggcactcACAGGGTGAGGCAGGTGCTGAAGGTGTACCAGACGAGGATGTAGAACCCCGTCTTGAGCACGACCGCGGGCGCCAGGGCGGCGCGCTCCGCCCGCTCCAGCGACTCCAGCTTGGCGACGGACTCGCTGGGCCGGAGCCCCAGGCCACCGGCTCCGGTTCCGGCCGCGGCCCCCACGGAGGCCCCCGGCGGGTTCTCTACGTCGAACGCCTTGCGGTCCGGATCCGGGGCGTGCATGCTCCGCTGCCGGAAGTAGCCGGATCGCGGCGACACCACCTCCGCCGCGGCCAGCGCGTCCGCCTCCGGcatgccacctcctcctcccctgccCCTCGAGCGCGACGAGACTAGAGAGAGACGGAGCGAgatcccctcctcctccaccacctacgaCGAAAAGGAGTAGGAGCCCGCCGGCATCGCGCGCGGGGCTGGGCGCCGAATGCCAATGCCGCGGCGGGGCGGGGCCGCGGCGGGGATCTGGGAGGGGACGGCGCGCGCGGCGGCAGGCAGCGGAGTGCGGAGATGGCGTGGTggtagggggggggggaggggaggggagagggagggctcggtggtggtggtggtggctgcGGCTGGCCTGCTCACCTGACCTGACCTGCTGCCTGCCGGAGCGACGGTGGATTTGGCGGGTGGCGCGACGCGGGCGGCTCGGGTCAGGTCGGGTCGGGTCGGGTCGGGTGAGTGGAGCGAGCGAGCGCGCCAGCCCGGTtgggttgggttttccgtgacggGAAATGGAAGGGGGTTTCCGTTAGCGATCCTTCCAGCGGGTGGTGGGCGCGcgctttgtttttgtttttgtttttgttttccaaGGACGTTGCTTTATCTGGTAGCAGGCCGCGACCGGCACCATCATTCCCTCCATATCCTCTCGCAGTCTCGCTCATGCGTTCCTGCGTCCTGCTGTCGGCGTCGTCCAATGCAACACATTTTTTAACGACATCTTCGCCCCGATCGGCCGCCTTCAATACGTTCGGTTCGACCACATTTTTCACGGCAAAATTTCCTATTTTTGACTTTTTGCCTAAGTTCAGCCGGATCTGACTCCGTCTGGGAAAAAAAAATCGAATCTGACCCTTTTGCTATCGTCGAAGCCTTTGGCGGTAGGTTAGCCCCTAACAGTAGGATTGCACGCATATCGTAAAAAGATTTTTAAGTTGCAGATCCGGTACGCGCGAGTGCCTACCGCCGGACCGCTTGGCGGTAAGGTCACATGCGCTACCGTCGGCCTCTCCGGCGGTAGGCCATTTTCCTACCGCCAGGGGCCTTAGCGGTAGGTTGTTATACCCTACCGTCAAAGTCTCTGCCGGTAGCAAAAGGGTCAGATCCAAAAAAAAATCCAACCAGGTCAAATCCGGCTGAACTTAcgcaaaaaggtcaaaacagtgaaATTTGCCCATTGTCACCTCGATAGGTCGAATTCAATATGTTTCGTCGTTTTTTTCACCCAATCGGTCGGTCACCTTCGAAGCCGTCTCATTTTTCAGTGTGTCCGATCTCGAGATCTTGCGGTAATTATTTTGTCATGTGTATGCGCCATCATGGCAGTTCCGGCCCGTCCTTGTTGACGCCGACTTCATCCGCTCGGGCTCGGCAAACGTGAGGCCTGATGCATGAGTATCGTTGTTGAGCTCCGACTCGAGCGCGACGGCGATGCTACAGCGACGAGTTTCATGACATTCGATCAAGgataaggaggaagaggaggaggaggagtagagggGAAACGATAGTAGAAAAAGAGAGGGCCATGTTAGGTGCTTGGCACGGTGCGGCCATGACGCTCGAGAGATGCACAGTAAAATATCATGGAGGGAAGCAAGCAGCTAGAACAACAAATAGGcggcaactacaacaacaaacctCAACGGGCGAGTACAAAGAAATGCCAACTATTTTCCATCGGTATAACCCAACTTATCCTCAAACTTCATTATATTTGCTATAGGTTGGGCGGGCAACGGCCTATTTTGCTAACAAGTAGCTCCGCTAGTGTGCGAGAGTGCTAATTGCAGACAACATATTAGTTGAGTGGGATAGTCTTGCGTCATGTGATGACCGAAGATCATTTTAAAATGGATGTCGGTTAGGACGATAGCGAAGATATTTGATACTccttccgtaaactaatataaaggcATTTAAATCATTATTTTAGTAATTtaaacgtttttatattagtttacaggaaAAGTAATTGAAAATATGTATGCTATGCTTATAAGTGTTATCCCGAAGCACTGTAGAGCTATATTAAGTAATGTCTATTTAGTAGTTGTGGCATAACCGTTTGCTCATGCATGCATATGGACATGTGTGTACTGCATCTTTTATGGTGGTTATGCTCCCTAGCAAATGCTCTTTTCATGTGAACCAAGATTGTTTGGTCAACAATGGCAACAAGATTCAATCCAAATCGCATGACTCGTGTGTTTTATCTTAAATTGAGAATAACTAGTAGCTTCTAGATGCAACAGTGCAATGGTCGATATTCATCTGCCCAAAACATTGTTTTTATTTACATATGTGCTATACTTCGTTCTGTTTCCTCTAcaggccgtttgagagagagagcgccggggtgggggcgggacggCCGTTAGTAGATTCatgaactttgtcgtctgctggcggacggcaaacggtctatactctttgctgtctgcctctggactctttgccgtccaccagcagacgacaaagaagggagtagtttgacctaagctttccccggtcagtgttggggaacgtcgcatggaaaacaaaaaatttcctacgcacacgcaatacctatcatggtggtgttcatctacgagaggagattcagatctacatacccatgtagatcacacagcaggaagcgttaagaaacgcggttgatgtagtggaacgtcctcacgtccctcgatacgccccgcgaaccgtcccacgaaccgtcccgcgatccgtcccacgatccgctccgatctagtgccgaacggacggcacctccgcgttcagcacacgtacagctcgacgatgatctcggccttcttggtccagcaagagagacggagaggtagatgagttctccggcagcgtgacgacgctccggaggttggtggtgatctatctcagtagggctccgcccgagctccgtagaaatacgacctagaggaaaaaacgtggaggtatgtggtcgggctgccgtggcaaagttgtctcaaatcagccgtaatacctcagtatatataggagggagggggagggacctgccttgaggctcaagagagccccaaggggtcggccgaagcaagcggggaagtcctccccttccaatcctagtccaactaggattggaaggtggagtccttctccactttcccacttcccctttttttttctttgatttctttatctcgtgcgcaagggccctcttgggcttgcccaccagcccactaagggctggtgtgcctccacaaaacctttgggcttcttcccgggtgggctggcccctcccggtagaactccggaaaccattcgtcattcccagtacatttccggtaatgcacgaaaaccttctggtaactaaatgagacaaacctatatatctatcttcgtcaccagaccattccggaaaccctcgtgacatccgtgatctcatccgggactccaacaaCATAAGGTAACAacgatataactcaaatacgcataaaacattgtcgaaccttaagtgtgcagaccctgcgggttcgagaactatgtagacatgacccgagagactcctcggtcaatatccaatagcgggaccaggattcccatattggatcctacatattctccgaagatcttattggttgaacctcagtgtcaaggattcatataatcccgtatgtcattccctttgtccttcggtatgttacttgcccgagattcgatcgtcggtatccgcatacctatttcaatctcgtttaccggcaagtctctttactcgttccgtaatacaagatcccgtgacatacactaagtcacattgcttgcaaggcttgtgtgtgatgttgtattaccgagtcggccccgagatacctatccgtcacacggagtgacaaatcccagtcttgatccatactagctcaacggacaccttcggagatacctgtagagcatctttatagtcacccagtaacgttgtgacgttcacacaaggtattcctccggtgctagtgagttatatgatctcatggtcataggaataaatacttgacacgcagaaaaatagtagcaacaaaatgacacgatcagcatgctacgttcattagtttgggtctagtccatcacatgattctcctaatgatgtgatcccgttatcaagtgacaacacttgcctatggtcaggaaaccttgaccatctttgatcaacgagctagtcaactagaggcttactagggatagtgttttgtctatgtatctacacatgtatttgttcgggaacatcgcatgggaaacaaaaaatttcctaagcgcacgaagacctatcatggtgatgtccatctacgagaggggatgagtgatctatgtacccttgtagaccgtacaacagaagcgttagagaacgcggttgatgtagtggaacgtcctcacgtccctcgatccgccccgcgaacaatcccgcgatcagtcccacgatctagtaccgaacggacggcacctctgcgttcagcacacgtacagctcgacgatgatctcggccttcttgatccagcaagagagacggagaggtagaagagttctccggcagcgtgacggcgctccggaggttggtgatgaccttgtctcagcagggctccgcccgagctccgcagaaacgcgatctagaggaaaaaccgtggaggtatgtggtcaggctgccgtggaaaagtcgtctcaaatcagccctaaaacctccgtatatataggtgggagggaggggaccttgccttggggctcaaggagccccaagggggtcggccgagtccaagggggaggactctccccctcccaaaccgagttggactag harbors:
- the LOC123410748 gene encoding probable sugar phosphate/phosphate translocator At1g06470, which translates into the protein MPEADALAAAEVVSPRSGYFRQRSMHAPDPDRKAFDVENPPGASVGAAAGTGAGGLGLRPSESVAKLESLERAERAALAPAVVLKTGFYILVWYTFSTCLTLYNKSLLGDKLGKFPAPLLMNTVHFALQAALSKIILLFQAKGIDSAVEMSWKDYFMRVVPTALGTALDINLSNASLVFITVTFATMCKSASPIFLLLFAFAFRLESPSIKLLGIIVVISIGVLLTVARETAFDFWGFIFVTLAAVMSGFRWSMTQILLQKDSYGLKDPITLMSHVTPVMAIATMVLSLLLDPWSDFRKNTYFDNPWHVMRSFLLMLIGGSLAFFMVLTEYILVSATSAITVTIAGVVKEAVTILVAVFYFHDEFTWLKGVGLTTIMVGVSLFNWYKYEKFKKGQINEDGLDSPSFSGDAKYIILDDLEDEDGFLDEDT